The window GCGATATGTTATATCTCGAGAAGAGTCCATGAATGGGACAAATGTTCAGTGTCCATGTTTCAAGTGTGAGAATCGCAAATTCTGGAATGCAGAGACGGTGAAACTGCACTTAATGAAGAAAGGGTTTGTAAGAGATTATTATGTGTGGGATCGACATGGAGAGCCATATGTTGCTAGACAAAGTGGAGAACAATCATCCACATATTACTCCAATTCCCAAGGTGGAAGAGATGATGACAACCTAATGTACAATATGGTGATGGATGCTGCTGGTCCGAGTTTTGATCCGGAGATTCCAAATGCAGAGGCACAAAAGTTATATGATATTCTAAAGTCATCTGAGAGAGAATTATATGAAGGTTGTGAAACATCTCAGTTGTCTGCCATGGCGCAGATGTTGTGTTTGAAATCTGATCATCATTGGTCAGAGACATGTTATGATCAGACGTCACAGTTCTTCAAAAGCATCTTGCCTGAAGATAACACGTTTCTTGATAGCTTTTATAGTACGAAGAAGTACATGGAAGAACTGGGGCTTCCTTCCGAGCAGATTGATTGTTGTGTTAATGGATGCATGATATACTGGGGTGAAGACATCAACATGGAGTCTTGTAAATTTTGTTCGCATGCGAGATACAAAACAAGACTTAACAAAGCCAAGAAGGAGAGAAAGAAAGTGCCTGTTAGAAGGATGATCTATTTTCCATTAGCACCGAGATTGCAAAGGTTATATGCTTCGCCTACGACAGCAAAGCATATGAGATGGCATGCTGAACATGATGAAGAAGAAGGTGTGATGCGTCATTGTTCGGATTCGCAGGAGTGGAAACAATTTGATAGAGCACATCCCTCATTTTCCTCAGAGACGAGAAATGTTAGACTGGGACTTTCTGCTGATGGGTTTCAACCATTTGGTGCAACTGGTAAATCATATTCTTCTTGGCCAATTATAGTAACTCCATACAATTTGCCTCCGTGGATGTGCTCAAAAGAACAGTACTTATTTCTGTCCGTACTTGTGCCCGGACCAAAAAATCCAAAACAAAAGATAGATGTTTTTCTTCAACCATTGATTGCTGAGTTGAGAATGTTATGGGAAGTTGGTGTGGAGACTTGGGATAAttctttgaaacaaaattttcgTATGCGAGCTGCTTTGATGTGGACTGTTAGTGACTTCCCTGCTTATTCAATGTTGTCTGGATGGAAAACTGCTGGTCATTTAGCTTGTCCCCATTGTGCTCATGATCATGATGCATATAGCCTTTCACATGGTGGAAAAACTACATGGTTTGATAATCATCGAAAGTTTTTACCGGCCAATCATCCATTTCGAAAGAATAAAAACTGGTTTACAAAGGGAAAGATAGTCACTGAATCTGCCCCACCAGTCCGAACAGGTGAAGATGTGTTTCAAGAAATAGAATCACTTGGTTTGATGAAAGTTACTGAATTGGGAAGTGAAGAGCACAATGCTAGAGTCATTAAAACTTACAATTGTGGATGGAAAAAAAGAAGCATCTTTTGGGATTTACCATATTGGAGGACACTATCAATTAGACATAATCTTGATGTTATGCATATTGAGAAAAATGTCTTTGAAAGTATCTTCAACACTATCATGGCCATTGAAGGTAAAACCAAAGATAATTCGAAGGCAAGAGATGATATCGCAATGATTTGTCGAAGACCCGAGTTAGCAATTGATGAATTGACACGAAAGTATCCGAAAGCATGTTATAGTTTGGacaagaaacaaaaacaaaaaacactaTCAGCTCCCTTTTGCGTGttgtattcttttaattttaaggaTTTCGGTCTAGTTCTATTACTAtggattacaaaaaaaaattgttggcgGGTGCAGGAAACATTCCTGAAACTTTGTGAGCTGCATGAGAAAGCTGGAGAGCCTGTTGATAGAAACAAAATATTTCTTCAGGCAGCTGGTGGTGttgacaagaaaaagagggtgtATGGAGTTGGTTCATCGCAATCTCTCTTTTATAAGCCAGAGATTCCTTGTTGTCCATCCTTTGGTGCCGATGCAGAAAATCAGAAGTTGCATGAAGAACTAAATGCGATGAAGGATAAGATGAAAGCAATGGAGGATCAAATAGCCAAAATTATGAAGGCTACTTCTGCCCAAGTATTTCAGCCCCCAACTATGGATTCAGATGGCGAGAATAGCGATTCAGATGGCGAGAATGTTGACGAGTAACCAATTTTAATGGTGAATttagtatatattaattatttagaatGGTGAATCTATGTTCATTGTAAGACACTAATATAGCAGTTGTGCTGCAATGAGAACATCATTTAGCTATGGTCATATTAGTATTAGCTAGTTTAAAAGCCTAGTTAGTAATTGAAGGCTCCTTTTGGATATATGGTACTTGGATGCCGTTAGTATTTATCGggcaactatatatatattacctcATTTTGGAGATTGtggtttattatatatgttaaagtacttttgttatttgttattttgcattaaaaatgtacaattttagaaaatgaaaattttgtactGTATTTGAGCATGCATGCCAACAGAAGGTGTCATATCTACTAACGGAAATTTAACAACCGGAACAGTCTGTTAGTTTTCtgttattaaatttaacaattttttgaCCATATTTAACATCAGATTTTCCGTTAGGCATTTGTTGCTAGAATTGTCAACcaaatatttttgcaaaaaagaGGTCTGTTGCCTGATTGTTACTACTCGGTTGCTAAATTACTATATTTAACATCAGATTTTCCGTTGGGCATTTGTTGCTAGAATTGCCAACCAAATATTTTGTTGGCAGAGTGGTGTTTCTTTTGTTATTTTGCAAAACAGAGTTCTGTTACTAGATTGTTACTACTCGGTTGCTAAACTTAGCAACGGACACCTTATTCGGTTGGCGAGGTGCTTCCCAACAACGTATACTCCAACGGTCCAGTTCAGTAGGAATTCCGTTAGGAATCTCTTTTACCAACGGATTTTCTTGATTTGCCAACAAAATATTTCGTTGGGGATAATGAAATTTCTTGTAGTGatacttgattttaatttcaatccGAGGAATTTGAATTTTCGGGTTTGGTTCGTTTCTTATCGTGATATGAGGTTTAGATTTAGCTGCTTGTTTGATCTTATTATGATTTTCATTTGTATCTTTATTAtggatattcaaagcatgtttaatttaattgaaataattaatatacGAGATTATTGACATTTTATGTGTAGCAGAGTCTATGATTTATGAATTATGATTAACCTTGCATGTAGTCAATACTATTAACTAATTGCATGTCACTTGAATAAGAGATTTGATCATAAAATTGGATTAGACATTCAACTGGGAACTCATCATGACTTAATTCGTTCACTTACTAATACTGTGGTGAATTCGAGATTGGTGGGTCATTTTTCACTCTTAATTAGATGTATTTACATAAAATTaacattttcatatatttattctataatatatatacatagattAATCATATCTTATTAATAAAGtgcttgttttttattttatactatcATTTGCTTCACATTTGTAATATACAGGATTAAATGTACACTACAGGAAAAGCGGTCATTTTCGACCGCCCATTTCTGGTCGAAAttagctattttcgaccgtataTGGTCGAATGTTTATTTTCAACCAGAAACcccttaaaatattcaaaaaccAAAGTGCGGGAAAATTCCCGCCACATGGATATTTTCGACCGGCAATTATTTTCGACCAAGCCCATGGGCGGGAAAAAGTCGGAGGGTTATTTTCGACCTATTAATTTCGACTGGCCTTAATTTCGACTGGTTCCGGTCGAATTTATTAAGTTCGACCGTTGACGGTCGAAATTAATGTCCGGTCGAAAATAACCGGTCGAAAttagccgcttttcttgtagtggtaCAAATATCAtaggatgttaaatttttatgaagCAAGGTTTTTGTTACCCTTGTTGAATTTATGGTTTTCGAAATATAATGttaacatataatttaaacTGAATAAGCAAGATATATGATATACATATTAgtattattgtgaaaaaatatttatcaaacgTAAAAATATCAGaactaattattaaaattctCAAGAAAAGAATTAGTAAAGAGTAGTAAGTTAAGATCATGTAAGTAGGCTCCCTTTTATTCATAACCAGTTTGAAGAGTgtgcaaaaaatttaaaacgtaTGGTCAAATCATCTCTTTTCAGCAGCTTTTTTCGTAGTGCAGCATGCAATATTAATTTATGCAGATCAGTTTGTCCAGAGAATCATTCATTGAACATAAAATTTTTTGCAAGCTTCATTCAAGTCATGCAATAATTCAATCAGCCAGCCTGTGCAACTGATCAAAAGATTTACTTTATTGCTAAGTAATAGATTTACTGCAAACCATTAAGCGGACACAACAATTGCATCAACTGTTGAAGCACAGTGCTTATTTTTTAAATGCGTCTTTAAAAACTGAAGCATATGTTGTTGGCTATGCACAAAACCATCATCACTTGAAGGAACCTCATAGACAATCTATCAGAACACCAAAAccaccaaaaccaaaaccacaaAAAAACCCCAAAACAAAGATGGACGGATACGTAAACGTTAATTTCTTGTGGGGAGGTGAAATCATAAAACAAGATAACGATGTTCTCTACTCCTTAGATCCGAAAGAAATGAAGTATGTGAAATTGGGAACCTCATTTGAAGAATTACGAGATATGGTGTTCGGGTTGATGCATATAAGTAGGCATCATTGGGATGTCAAGCTTAGTGTCAAATATCTTCGAATCGGGGTTGGTAACCTCGTTTCGGGCTTCTTCGTCAAGTCTATTAAATCGGACGACGATGTTAGTAGGATGTTAAGTATCCCCGTGAGATTTCACTTGGGGGGAGACGTATCATTGTTTATCGAGGCTGAGAGTATTGCTCAACCGAGCCAACATTATGGTGGGTCATTTACCCATCAATTCGGACAAACCACTTGAGCTggtcaatttttaaattatgtttaatactacaGTGGGAGTTTTGGAGGTGATTATGGGGGGAACTATGGACAAAGCGAGTTCGAGGGCATGCCAGGGTGGTCTAGCAGCTTCTTTGAGAGCGGCTACAACTACGGGAAGGTTGGGGAGTTTGGTGGAGGCTCGAGTAATACGGGTCGTTTTGTTGTTGAAGAGGTTGGAGAGGAGGACGATATTAGTGGAGGATAGCCATCACCGCCTCGTCAAACGCCGAAAAGAGGTGTAGCTATTGCTCTTTCAGTGGAGACCGAGGAGGAAGATGAAGATTATGGCTCCCAAAAAGAGCCATAAGCAGCAGTGACGATTCGGATTGGAGACATAATGAGGAGGTTGCGTGAAGATTTCTTGGAGGCTAAGTCCGATGAAGACCGAGAGGTAAACATGCCTTTGCAAACACAGGCGATGACTATTTATGAACCTAGAGCTTCCTGGTTTGGATCCCAGGATTACGAGCTTGTGATAGTGTCCAATGCGGATGCACTTATGTCACTCGGGTTTGATCCCACCACCGATGAGTTGACCGAAGGAGCTCTATTTGCTAGCAAGGAAGTACTTACATCTGTTGTGAAATAGGCACACATAAAGACAGATCGTAACTACGTCGTGGAGAAAAGCACCCCGCAGGTCTACAAAGCAAAGTGTCTTGTCAAGCTTTACTTTATGAcctactgttgatcatgtgaacctctgcattatgagctactgttgatcatgtgaacctCTGCACTATGAgctactgttgatcatgtgaatatcagcacTATTTCGTTGCAATATTATGCTAtgcctataaataggttcaCATACAATATTTTCAATGCACACACAACCATAGAACTCGCACAAGATATAGTTCATCATAAATCATGAATTACACACCAGGTGATTTGTTTGTTGCCATGGGTAGAAAATGGTGGTATGATGATGACTTTAGGTACCCTTTAAACCCTAATTTACGCTACTCACCTGAGTCGATTACTACCATGTTGGATGAGTGGGAGTGGCGTGTCCGAATGCTTCTAGTGTGCAGGGAACATTGTGCAGTTGCAGGGCTACCAATTCCCAAACAAAAGGCTCGTATTATGCCGCGAGAAACACCGCAAGAGATGGAGGCCGCCCTTTTCAGAGCGAGAGAAAAGGAGATCCGCATGAGACTGTGACTGCATCGTCAGAGTCTATACGATGATGCTAGGATGTTTCGGGAAGAAGGGGACTGGTTTAAAGAACAACAATACCTTGCATTGGTCGCCTGCGCGGATTATTATTCTGACAGCGTAATGTCCGATGACGAATAAGTGATTTGTAGTAGCGTCATGATTGTTTTCTGCGTTTTAGTTTAAGTCGTATTATCGTCGTTTTACTATCCTTTATGAATAAACTTTGTGTTGTTTTGTCAAATGCATTTGGGACAAGATATTAACTGACGCTTTCGgattaacaataataaaacaaGCACTAAAAGGTAAAAATTAAGTACCTTGTAAATTATACTTCAATATGagtttaattatttgaatattacaatctataatattatattttataattaatataaaataaatttataatattaaagaattactccctccgtccctctgaattatatacactttccttttcgggatgtcccattcaattctatacatttaaaacttttccaaaatagtaaacttttataatataaaaatctcacccacccactacttccatctatttttcaaatctatcaattaaatatgcatgggtcccaccactttacctacttttctttctctttctcattattttacactactttatacacttttcttagtctccgtgtccaTTTCAAATGTATACAtcccagagggacggagggagtatataatataatattataaaatataataatataaataatataataaccaCACATCGAAGAATATGCCgcttattcaaattttaattaaaaattaacagGCAGGGTCGCCCGTGTATAGGGCGACCCATGTAGTAAAAACATGAAGCAGTGGTCGCCAATGGCAGGGGCGACCCATGCTCTCTCCAGATTCACCCTAGGGTCGCCCGTGTTCATAATAATTAGACTGGTTATTTTtgaaaactcaaaaaaaaactGGTTGTTTTTGAAAAGAGCGCGTTCAAAGTGGTTAGATATGTGAGGGAGCCCGTGTAAGTAGTTAATCAAATAACAAGTGACAGAGGTTATATTAGAATCATGTCGGCCACACTATCCAACACCAACAGCAAACCCACGATTCAAcatacactacaagaaaagcggtcATTTTCGACCGGCAAAATCTGGTCGAAAATGGTTTCGACCATAGTTGGTCGAAAATAAGTAGTTTCGACCACAGTTACGCGGTCGAAAATACGTGtccggtcgaaaataattatttttgactgCCCAAATTTTCATCCTTCGCcttgaaaaaatttaaagtttttTGTTTCCCgctcaaaattttgaaatttggtCGAAAATATAAATTCGACCGCAATTTAAAACTCCCACCGATTCCTCTATTTTTGACCATATCTGGTCGGATGTAATTTCGACTAGTTTTGGTCGAAATTACCTTTATTCGTTAAAATTAACTGATCGtaaatattttactatttattttttccgATCGAATTTATTAtgtaattatcaaaaatattctCGTCATATACACCTCTGCCTACCTGTACAAACccaagaaatgaaaaaaaacaacaaacacaAATTGCCAACGTCCAAATATCCttaaaaccaaattcaacataCAAATATCCTTAAACTAAATTCAACATACAAACATCCTTAAACCAAATTCACCAGACAAGAGTTAAGAAGGCACACTGCCATGACAATCCATTATCCAAAGTACAAGTAGACAACAAAATATAAGTGATATTTCCATCACTGCCATTCACCAAAATATAAGTCAAATCCCAGGAAACTACCTCATTCATCACCTTGTTCAGGTAAAGGGTATAAATAGGCATTCACATCAAATTCCCCATCTTCTTCTTCGCTCGCAGTAGGCTCTTCCATATCACTTCCCCTTCCCCACTGGATCTGGCAGACTAATCTCCTTCCCCACCGGCTCTGCCTTAGAATAGCAACAATATTAATATCTAAAATGGTAATtgcttatttaaaaaaaaaaattaagtttgaCACcgaattaataaactaattcaaCTTAATCAATTGCTAGGACTATATCGTGCACTCGCAgcttatatgtatgtgtatataggAAAATGTATATAAGAATATGCTTCCACAAAATGAAATGAGACACTTAAAGAATTACAAGGCATGCAATAGCACATTCTGCACACACACACTTTAGagctcaataaaaaaattatcggCTATCTTTAATTCTTTTCTCGTTTATAACTTTAAACCAGATAACACAACATCATCAAAGAATGGTTGTAAGTGAGATCAAAGATGACTATTacatgtgacaaaaaaaaaaaaaaaaaaaaagatgactATTACATGACTTGGGGAGTATGTGCCACGACTCATGAGTTAATTAGTTCATATAAACATAGATTAATTTTTGCTTACTTGGGCCTAAATACTTCATGCATTTCTAGCGTTAATTACTTTACTGTGTTGGACAGTAAAACTTAGATTTTCTGTTAGCATTTTAAATTTGAACAAGATTATTTAGATGTGATCCTTCCGAGTACAAAGCTTAAAATGCATATTAAAAAACAAGTCCTGATTTCACAATTtcaatttctaaaatatttactaGCCAGACCAGTGGAatcctaaaaataattttgacaaGTATTGAAATAATTTTGACCAGTGGACCCCTCATGTCTATACACCAGCCATAGTGATGTGAACTGACTACTGCTTAGTCTGCTTTAATACAGTACATAGTGAAGCACAAAGTGTGTAGACTAAAGCTCTAATGCTGCTTATGTACTTAATCCTAGCACATTTTTTTCTCTCTCACAGGAACTTAGTCCTAGTACTTTCATTCTACCAAgccatttcatttttttaaccaTGAAATATCCTTACACTAATCATTTCTGCATTTAAAAACAGCAAACCATACATCGAAATATTTCAGTAGATTAGGCTTTTACAGACCTACTCATAACTCAAATAAACACATAATATTTAAGCTCCAACAGCTAATATAAACAACAATCAATCCCCTAGCTTTACACATACCTCTACAATGACCTTGTCATTATCAATGAGGAATTTGCGAATTAATCCCCTAGCTGCACGGATGTAGTGAGTCCGATATAACTCCTGGGCTTGGTTCGGAAAAGCTGCAGTGGCCAACTTGCTCAGCTCCTCATCCAGTACGGCTTGTGTGACCTCACGTGTAGGCAACGCAAGTACCATCAGCTGCAAATCACCCAACATTTCGAACATCATCCCGTAAATATGATCGGAAACCTCATTGACTTGCTCGCGCTGTCCTTCAGCATACTGTGCCGCCTCTGTTCTTCCGACAAGCTCTGACAAGCTGTTTCGGGGAAAAAGATTAAGTTTCCCTTTTTCGGAGGTTTAGCCTTGAGCAACACCAACAGATCTCGCTTTTGCTGCACTtctttagaaatttttccaCCATCTCGAGGCAATGCAGGCAGAGAAGACTGGACCTCAAGCATTTTCTCCTACAATGTAACAAGCAAGAAATCAACAGTAAGGTTCAATcgcataattttcaaaaataatttatatgctattctatttttctatttttaataatggaGCATATTCCTAGTGAGCCTGGATCACACAAACTCCAACAAAGAAATTAATCtcgtatttattttattctttttgtgAGTTTCCTGACAAATGAGCTCCttacaattataataaatatataataatacatatgaaattttctttttttaaccaAAAGTACTGTCATTTCATTTTcctttaaattatgcttaaaaagcTGCCCAGCTAGAATTCAAAGTCAAACAAACACGaacagaaattaaaaaaacaattcaTTACGATGAACTGATTAAAATTAAACTCGACATAATAAACTCTCAAATATTTTGTCAACTATCATCCCCCCGCGTTTGCATGCTGATCAACTCAATCAGTGTCTTGTTTGAACAATTCAATGCAAACAAATTAGAAGCAaatattctcaaaaaaaaaaaaataataaggcAAAGACAAAGAAGTTTACCAGTAATTAAAAATGTACTtatatttattcataatttcTTCAAACTCCTGCCTTATATATAGAAAGTAATAGACATATTATATCATTCTTCTTCAGAATAATGATCATAGAAGAGGAGGGAACTGCATAGCAAGGATCATCCGAGACAAAGGAGAAATCAGAAACAAAGATGAGCAACAAAGTAGTCCCACCCATGAGCAGAGGCAAATACAGTGAGACTACAACAGTAACATCATCAGTTTTAATGTGACACTTAAAGTTTGTGCACAAATTTCACTACAACAAAAGAGAAAGCTAAAAGATGAACAAACCTTCAGTTTTTCCACCGCTGGTTCCTCAGGATTATATACGATATCCACAAACTCTAGACATGTTAGTGGTGGCAAGCCTTTCGCCTCTCTTTCTTTATTAATTTTCTGCCggacaaatattaaaataaaataaaatcagggCACCAATTTACTTGACAGGTGATACAAATAAAAACAATGTGAAAACAGAAGTAAAAGTACACCTCGCGTCTCACATCATACGACAATGCCCCGCTGCGCGAGTAACATTTAAGCTGTTTCCGTGCTTCCTTTACATTTTTTGACATTTTCTTGGTGTCTTCCAAATTCCAATAGGTCAAA of the Daucus carota subsp. sativus chromosome 4, DH1 v3.0, whole genome shotgun sequence genome contains:
- the LOC108217817 gene encoding uncharacterized protein LOC108217817, whose amino-acid sequence is MNNDRVWMYQRKDSRGHLTRDFINGLENFMRYVISREESMNGTNVQCPCFKCENRKFWNAETVKLHLMKKGFVRDYYVWDRHGEPYVARQSGEQSSTYYSNSQGGRDDDNLMYNMVMDAAGPSFDPEIPNAEAQKLYDILKSSERELYEGCETSQLSAMAQMLCLKSDHHWSETCYDQTSQFFKSILPEDNTFLDSFYSTKKYMEELGLPSEQIDCCVNGCMIYWGEDINMESCKFCSHARYKTRLNKAKKERKKVPVRRMIYFPLAPRLQRLYASPTTAKHMRWHAEHDEEEGVMRHCSDSQEWKQFDRAHPSFSSETRNVRLGLSADGFQPFGATGKSYSSWPIIVTPYNLPPWMCSKEQYLFLSVLVPGPKNPKQKIDVFLQPLIAELRMLWEVGVETWDNSLKQNFRMRAALMWTVSDFPAYSMLSGWKTAGHLACPHCAHDHDAYSLSHGGKTTWFDNHRKFLPANHPFRKNKNWFTKGKIVTESAPPVRTGEDVFQEIESLGLMKVTELGSEEHNARVIKTYNCGWKKRSIFWDLPYWRTLSIRHNLDVMHIEKNVFESIFNTIMAIEGKTKDNSKARDDIAMICRRPELAIDELTRKYPKACYSLDKKQKQKTLSAPFCVLYSFNFKDFGLVLLLWITKKNCWRVQETFLKLCELHEKAGEPVDRNKIFLQAAGGVDKKKRVYGVGSSQSLFYKPEIPCCPSFGADAENQKLHEELNAMKDKMKAMEDQIAKIMKATSAQVFQPPTMDSDGENSDSDGENVDE